The Pseudomonas fulva 12-X sequence GCGGCCCAGCACGGCGTCCAGGGTTTCACCGCCGACGTTGTCGAAGTATACGTCGACGCCCTTGGGGCATTCGCGCTTGAGCGCCTCGGAGAGGTCTTCGCTCTTGTAATCGATGGCTCCATCGAAGCCCAGCTCGTCGGTCAGGTAGGCGCATTTCTCCTTGCCGCCGGCGATGCCGATGACGCGGCAGCCCTTGAGCTTGGCGATCTGCCCGGCAATGCTGCCCACGGCGCCCGCCGCACCGGACAGCACCACGGTATCGCCGCTTTTCGGCGCGCCGACATCGAGCAGTGCGAAATAGGCGGTCATGCCGGTCATGCCGAGGGCCGAGAGATACACCGGCAGCGGCGCGCGCTTGGGGTCGACCTTGTAAAAGCCGCGCGGCTCGCCGAGGAAGTAGTCCTGCACACCGAGGGCGCCGTTGACGTGATCACCGACTTTGTAATCCGGGTGGTTGGAGGCGACGACTTCACCCACGCCCAGGGCGCGCATCACATCGCCCAGGCCCACCGGGGCGATGTAGGACTTGCCCTCATTCATCCAGCCGCGCATGGCTGGGTCCAGCGACAGGTAGAGGTTCTTGACCAGAATCTGCCCATTGCCCGGTTCGCCGACCGGTTTTTCCACGTAATCGAAGGTGTCGCGTCCGACCATGCCGCTGGGGCGTTTGGCGAGCAGGAACTGACGGTTTAGCTGAGTGGACATGGAGAGCCTCCGTTGAAATAAGCTGTGGTGATAATCCTCATGCCTGCGATGGACAAGCATGTCGCAGTGGCCGAATGTTTGCCGATCCATTGAACTGATGGGGTCATTGCCCGCCAGCAAGGCGTCGATAGCCCGCTACAGTGTGGATCACGATCACGGAAGTCTGACCACATCGAGGTAGCGATGACTGCAAGTCCTTTACTGAGTGTGTTTCTCCCCCTGGCGCTGGGCATCATCATGCTCGGCCTGGGCCTGTCGCTGACCCTGGCGGATTTCACCCGGGTGGTGAAGTACCCCAAGCCGGTGCTGGTCGGGCTGTTCTGCCAGTTGCTGCTGTTGCCGGTGGCCTGCTTCTTCATGGTTCAGGCGTTCGGCCTGGCGCCGGCGCTGGCGGTAGGCATGATGCTGTTGGCAGCATCGCCCGGCGGCACGTCGGCCAATCTCTACAGCCACCTGGCTCACGGCGACGTGGCGCTGAACATCACCCTGACCGCGGTGAACTCGGTGGTCGCGATACTGACCATGCCCTTTATCGTCAACCTGTCGCTGGCCTATTTCATGGAGGGCGATCAGGCCATTCCGCTGCAATTCGCCAAGGTGGTGCAAGTGTTCGCCATCGTGCTGGGGCCGGTGGCCATCGGCATGTTTCTGCGCAGCCGCTTTCCGGGCTTCGCGCTGCGCATGGAAAGCCCGGTAAAGATCATCTCCGCGCTGTTCCTGCTGCTGATCATCGTGCTGGCGTTGGTCAAGGACTGGCAGACGGTGCTCGACTACGCACCGGTGGTCGGCGCCGCCGCCCTGGCGTTCAATCTGCTGAGCCTGGCGGTGGGCTACTTCGTGCCGCGCCTGCTCAAGCTGAGCCTGCGCCAGGCCATCGCCATCGGCATGGAAATCGGCATCCACAATGGCACCCTGGCCATCGCCCTGGCGCTAAGCCCGGTGTTGCTCAACAACAGCACCATGGCCATTCCCGCAGCGCTGTACAGCATCATCATGTTCTTCACCGCCGCAGCGTTCGGCTGGTGGGTAAATGCGGCCCATGGCAAGCAGTTGAAGGCCGAGAGCGGGGATGTCGCTGCGTAGGGACTGATTCAAGGCAGGAGCCGCCGTTCACTGATCCATTGTGGGAGCGGCTTACGTCCGCTCCCGCGAAATACCTTCGGCCTCAGACAGCACGCTTGCCTGCATTGAGCAGCACCAGCGTCAGCAGCCCGGCGACGATGCCCCAAAACGCCGAGCCAACCCCGAATAGCGTCATGCCCGAAGCAGTGACCAGAAAGGTGATCAGCGCCGCTTCGCGCTCTTTGGGCTCGCCCATGGCCTGGGTCAGCCCGCCGATGATCGAGGCGAACAGCGCCAGGGCGGCGACCGACAGGATCAGTGCCTTGGGCAGGGCAGCGAACAGCGCGGCGAGGGTGGCTCCGAACAGCCCGGCGATGCCATAGAAAATCCCGCACCAGACCGCCGCCGTATAGCGCTTGCGCGGATCCTCATGGGCTTCCGGGCCGGCGCAGATCGCCGCGCTGATGGCCGCCATATGAATGCCGTGGGAGCCGAACGGCGCCATCAGGATCGACACCAAGCTGGTGGTGTTGAGCAGCGGCGAGGCCGGAACGTCATAGCCGTTGGCGCGCAGCACCGCCATGCCCGGCAGGTTCTGCGAGGCCATGGCGACGATGAACAGCGGGATGCCGATGCTGATGGCCGCACCGAGGGAAAAGCTCGGCGTGGTCCACTCAGGTGTTGCCAGTTGCAGTTCGAACTGGGAGAAGTTCAGCAGCCCCAACACGCCGGCCAGCACACAGCCCACCACCAGCGCACCGAGCACCGCGTAACGTGGCTGCAGGCGC is a genomic window containing:
- a CDS encoding benzoate/H(+) symporter BenE family transporter — encoded protein: MLDNSQTRLRPLADTSTSAVVAGFVGMLTGYTSSLVLMFQAGQAAGLTSGQISSWIWALSIGMAVTCIGLSLRYRAPVMVAWSTPGAALLITSLPGVPYSEAIGAYIVCSALILVCGLTGSFDRIMRRIPGSIAAALLAGVLFKIALEICVAAEQQPLLVIAMLFTYLLGKRLQPRYAVLGALVVGCVLAGVLGLLNFSQFELQLATPEWTTPSFSLGAAISIGIPLFIVAMASQNLPGMAVLRANGYDVPASPLLNTTSLVSILMAPFGSHGIHMAAISAAICAGPEAHEDPRKRYTAAVWCGIFYGIAGLFGATLAALFAALPKALILSVAALALFASIIGGLTQAMGEPKEREAALITFLVTASGMTLFGVGSAFWGIVAGLLTLVLLNAGKRAV
- a CDS encoding bile acid:sodium symporter family protein, with amino-acid sequence MTASPLLSVFLPLALGIIMLGLGLSLTLADFTRVVKYPKPVLVGLFCQLLLLPVACFFMVQAFGLAPALAVGMMLLAASPGGTSANLYSHLAHGDVALNITLTAVNSVVAILTMPFIVNLSLAYFMEGDQAIPLQFAKVVQVFAIVLGPVAIGMFLRSRFPGFALRMESPVKIISALFLLLIIVLALVKDWQTVLDYAPVVGAAALAFNLLSLAVGYFVPRLLKLSLRQAIAIGMEIGIHNGTLAIALALSPVLLNNSTMAIPAALYSIIMFFTAAAFGWWVNAAHGKQLKAESGDVAA
- a CDS encoding NADP-dependent oxidoreductase encodes the protein MSTQLNRQFLLAKRPSGMVGRDTFDYVEKPVGEPGNGQILVKNLYLSLDPAMRGWMNEGKSYIAPVGLGDVMRALGVGEVVASNHPDYKVGDHVNGALGVQDYFLGEPRGFYKVDPKRAPLPVYLSALGMTGMTAYFALLDVGAPKSGDTVVLSGAAGAVGSIAGQIAKLKGCRVIGIAGGKEKCAYLTDELGFDGAIDYKSEDLSEALKRECPKGVDVYFDNVGGETLDAVLGRLAPKARIVICGAISQYNNKDAVKGPANYLSLLVNRARMEGFVVMDHAANFASAAAEIGGWLAEGKIKSKEHVVEGLETFPETLLKLFKGENFGKLVLKV